The following are from one region of the Paenibacillus sabinae T27 genome:
- a CDS encoding S-layer homology domain-containing protein yields MKKKLAVSTLAVSMAAATVAGLPLSGKGLAQQLGFVNVASAASTVTNDQVKTKFLTLYANLQPADWVKLGAFYKDVKALSESEYKGIFAPILDKLELNPTQTTTSYELFKSATSVVYDVYQSDYAAIGKIQTNADYTNLLKDIAAKAEVDDLSFDDFLEFFFGTSGVEAELRELLSGKTQSELQAIIDDPSASETLFEQAYNKVLNHATGSQKATTVSQAVYNLDITPTNVKDALYNLDVKVPSAKPAVQALAQAYIRAFKLGIADTGTSGPGAPTGVTPTTPSTDVSVFDASKLVTVTNGKAIVALVDADVIKAIQALAAAKKGTTLTINLGTVNAATVEVPISKAIIDAAKANGIANIAITFNGVTITIPVSQFDAAVTLTVTKAAPSVATSVTYLKLASDVYEFGLTVGGVPTSTFKQPITIKLPLKDTNGLDKELLSVAKIVYGNLQFQGGVLDGEFIVEPRDTFSSYVVVENKVSFSDIAKVQSWAGRQIQVIAAKGAIEGVGGGKFAPKKGVTRAEFAKMLIRALNLDNQNAATTFSDVKKTDWFAPYVAVAAEKGIINGRSASKFDPNAAITRAEMATMISRALKSVNNLKDSGTSATALSVFSDSAKISPSLKDGVAFAASKGLIIGNAGKFNPNSTATRAEAAVIIYRTINFK; encoded by the coding sequence TTGAAGAAGAAATTAGCCGTATCGACCCTTGCGGTAAGCATGGCGGCGGCAACAGTGGCGGGACTTCCGCTTAGTGGTAAAGGATTGGCTCAACAATTGGGATTTGTAAACGTGGCTTCTGCTGCGAGCACAGTTACCAACGATCAAGTGAAAACCAAGTTTCTTACCCTTTATGCTAACTTGCAACCGGCCGACTGGGTCAAACTTGGAGCCTTTTACAAAGATGTTAAAGCTCTTTCCGAGTCGGAATACAAGGGAATCTTTGCTCCGATTCTGGATAAACTTGAGCTTAACCCAACGCAAACGACAACTTCGTATGAATTGTTCAAAAGCGCTACTAGCGTGGTCTATGATGTCTATCAAAGTGATTACGCTGCGATCGGCAAAATTCAGACGAATGCCGATTATACGAATCTGCTGAAAGATATTGCTGCAAAAGCTGAAGTAGATGACCTGAGCTTTGACGATTTCTTGGAGTTTTTCTTTGGAACATCTGGTGTTGAGGCTGAACTCCGCGAACTTCTATCAGGCAAAACGCAAAGCGAACTGCAAGCCATTATTGATGATCCTTCCGCTTCCGAAACGCTGTTTGAACAAGCCTATAATAAGGTTCTGAACCATGCGACCGGTTCCCAAAAGGCAACAACGGTAAGCCAAGCGGTTTATAACCTCGATATTACTCCGACGAATGTGAAGGATGCGCTCTATAATCTGGACGTTAAAGTCCCTTCCGCCAAACCGGCTGTACAAGCGCTGGCACAGGCTTATATCCGGGCATTCAAGCTTGGAATTGCTGATACTGGTACTTCAGGTCCAGGAGCTCCTACTGGTGTAACGCCTACCACGCCATCCACGGATGTATCTGTATTTGACGCTTCCAAACTCGTTACGGTGACGAACGGTAAAGCGATAGTGGCTCTGGTTGACGCCGATGTGATCAAAGCGATTCAGGCGCTTGCCGCTGCCAAGAAAGGTACGACGCTGACAATTAACCTTGGTACAGTGAATGCTGCGACGGTCGAAGTTCCTATCTCCAAAGCAATTATCGATGCGGCCAAAGCTAACGGTATTGCCAATATTGCGATTACCTTTAACGGTGTGACTATCACCATCCCGGTATCCCAGTTTGACGCAGCCGTGACATTGACCGTTACCAAAGCCGCTCCATCTGTAGCGACTTCGGTTACTTATCTGAAGCTGGCTTCCGATGTATATGAATTTGGACTTACCGTTGGCGGTGTTCCAACATCGACATTTAAACAACCGATCACGATCAAGCTTCCGCTCAAAGATACCAACGGTCTGGATAAAGAACTGCTGTCCGTAGCGAAAATTGTATACGGCAATCTGCAGTTCCAAGGCGGTGTGCTTGACGGTGAATTTATCGTTGAGCCGCGCGATACCTTCTCTTCCTACGTTGTTGTAGAGAATAAAGTATCCTTCAGCGACATCGCTAAGGTACAAAGCTGGGCTGGAAGACAAATTCAAGTTATTGCTGCAAAAGGCGCGATTGAAGGCGTAGGCGGCGGCAAATTCGCTCCGAAGAAAGGCGTTACCCGTGCCGAGTTCGCGAAAATGCTCATCCGTGCGCTGAACTTGGACAACCAAAACGCAGCAACTACCTTCAGCGATGTGAAGAAGACAGACTGGTTCGCGCCATATGTTGCCGTTGCAGCCGAGAAGGGTATCATTAACGGACGCAGCGCTTCGAAGTTCGATCCGAACGCCGCGATTACACGGGCCGAAATGGCAACGATGATTTCCCGGGCGCTTAAATCTGTAAATAATCTGAAGGACAGCGGAACCTCCGCTACGGCGCTCAGCGTCTTCTCGGACTCCGCGAAGATTAGCCCTTCGCTTAAGGATGGAGTTGCATTTGCAGCCAGCAAAGGACTAATTATCGGCAACGCCGGCAAATTCAATCCGAATAGTACAGCTACACGGGCTGAAGCGGCAGTTATCATTTACCGTACAATTAATTTCAAATAA
- a CDS encoding sugar transferase has translation MRSYTKIKPVIDTLLAFVALLCLWPFFIIIAVAIKFESRGPILFKQKRIGKHKNEFYILKFRTMRTDTPKDMPTHLLKNPEACITRVGKFLRKTSLDEMPQIINILKGEMSIIGPRPALWNQYDLLEERDKYGANEIKPGLTGWAQINGRDELPNEEKAKYDGIYTKNVSILFDVKIFVMTIVRVLKSDGVVEGDNLKSASKAKGVAS, from the coding sequence ATGAGGTCTTATACAAAGATAAAACCGGTCATCGATACTTTGCTTGCTTTCGTCGCTCTGCTTTGCTTATGGCCTTTCTTTATCATCATCGCTGTGGCTATCAAGTTTGAGTCGAGAGGCCCGATTCTCTTCAAGCAGAAACGGATCGGCAAGCATAAGAATGAATTCTATATTCTGAAGTTCAGAACGATGAGAACCGATACACCCAAAGATATGCCCACCCATTTGTTGAAGAACCCGGAAGCCTGCATCACCAGAGTCGGTAAGTTCCTCCGGAAGACAAGCCTGGACGAGATGCCTCAGATTATCAATATACTAAAAGGCGAAATGAGCATTATCGGCCCACGCCCGGCCCTTTGGAATCAATATGATCTGCTTGAAGAGAGAGACAAGTACGGAGCCAATGAGATTAAGCCGGGCCTGACTGGATGGGCGCAGATCAACGGACGAGATGAGCTGCCGAATGAGGAAAAAGCGAAATATGACGGGATTTATACCAAGAATGTCTCTATCTTGTTTGATGTCAAAATCTTTGTTATGACTATTGTCCGAGTCCTCAAATCCGACGGCGTCGTTGAAGGAGATAACCTCAAATCTGCATCCAAAGCTAAAGGAGTTGCCTCTTAA
- a CDS encoding CpsD/CapB family tyrosine-protein kinase, with the protein MSQQQSKQRHLITVTNPRSTVSEAFRSLRTNIDFSSVDEKIQVIMVTSSGPEEGKSTVTANLAAAYAQADKKVVLIDADMRKPTGHRTFSLSNRYGLSSLLSQQANLDEVIQESEVPNLSIITSGPVPPNPAEMIASNRMTATLQELRQRFDIVLIDTPPLLAVTDAQIMASKSDGVIMVVSYGKVKRDIAVKAKAGLDRVGARMLGVVMNNVKRKASEGYYYYYYGN; encoded by the coding sequence ATGTCACAGCAGCAAAGTAAACAACGTCATTTGATTACGGTAACCAATCCGCGTTCCACCGTCTCGGAAGCGTTCAGGTCGCTTCGGACCAATATTGATTTTTCCTCAGTAGATGAGAAGATTCAGGTTATTATGGTTACTTCATCAGGGCCGGAGGAAGGAAAATCGACAGTTACCGCCAACCTTGCTGCCGCCTACGCACAAGCAGACAAGAAGGTCGTACTCATTGACGCGGATATGCGCAAGCCGACCGGTCATCGAACCTTTTCGCTCAGTAACCGTTACGGACTTTCCTCTCTACTCTCGCAGCAGGCGAATTTGGACGAGGTTATTCAAGAATCGGAAGTTCCTAATTTGTCGATCATTACCTCGGGACCGGTTCCGCCTAATCCCGCCGAAATGATTGCATCCAATCGGATGACTGCAACTCTGCAGGAGCTGAGACAACGTTTTGATATCGTTCTTATCGATACTCCGCCCTTGCTCGCCGTTACGGATGCCCAGATTATGGCTTCCAAGAGCGACGGAGTGATTATGGTTGTCAGTTACGGCAAAGTGAAACGCGATATTGCAGTAAAAGCCAAAGCAGGTCTAGACCGGGTCGGAGCCCGCATGCTTGGCGTGGTCATGAACAATGTTAAGCGTAAAGCCAGTGAAGGCTACTATTACTATTATTACGGCAATTAA
- a CDS encoding YveK family protein: protein MLSQELDLRDYFRIIRKRLWLIVGIVIIVCGIAGIYSVYIKQPVYEASTKIIVNQTPNQTAVAQLDLNQINTNIQLINTYKEIIKTPAILDIVASKYPQFNLTTDELMKKVNVSSVNNTQVMTLVVRDTSYSKAAEVVNAISLVFKQEIPDLFNVQNVSILNEAKVNPEQAPGPVEPNVLLNLAIAFVVSLMIGLGIAFLLEYLDDTLKTEADIEQVLGLPTLAMITRVGAEEARAGEPVSAAQIRKTGELEHVTAAK, encoded by the coding sequence GTGTTATCACAAGAATTGGATCTGCGCGACTATTTCCGGATTATTCGGAAACGGTTGTGGCTGATCGTCGGAATTGTAATTATAGTGTGCGGAATCGCCGGAATATACAGCGTATATATCAAGCAACCGGTATATGAGGCCTCAACCAAGATTATTGTCAATCAGACACCTAACCAAACGGCGGTTGCCCAACTGGATCTCAATCAAATCAACACCAATATCCAATTGATCAACACGTATAAGGAAATCATTAAGACGCCTGCTATTTTGGACATCGTCGCAAGCAAGTACCCGCAGTTCAATCTGACGACGGATGAGCTTATGAAGAAGGTCAATGTTAGCTCGGTCAACAACACACAGGTAATGACCCTTGTAGTCCGGGATACTTCCTATTCAAAGGCCGCTGAGGTAGTTAACGCTATCTCGCTTGTTTTCAAGCAGGAAATTCCGGATTTATTCAACGTGCAAAATGTATCCATCCTTAACGAAGCCAAAGTGAACCCCGAGCAAGCACCCGGTCCGGTGGAACCGAATGTCCTGCTGAATTTGGCTATCGCTTTTGTCGTTTCCTTGATGATCGGTCTGGGGATTGCGTTCCTGCTGGAATATTTGGATGACACGCTTAAGACTGAAGCCGATATCGAACAAGTGCTCGGACTGCCAACCTTGGCGATGATTACGCGAGTGGGAGCGGAGGAAGCAAGAGCGGGAGAGCCTGTCTCGGCCGCTCAAATCAGAAAGACGGGGGAGCTTGAACATGTCACAGCAGCAAAGTAA
- a CDS encoding polysaccharide biosynthesis protein produces the protein MTVNKRFILLFMIDLIIVWFSIETSYLLRFYGDIPDNYSRQMLQYCIVSSFTFGGSLYYFGLYRRIWKYASIGEIVAILKAILVGAILSYVFSLLLFDERLPLGVEARVIETILLLVGGTRFLWRVVVHKERNGRQADRNRALIVGAGDCGMLIAKEMKSATFSHTQLVGFIDDNPYKLRMSILGVPVLGNRHSIPRIVSEQEIKEIIIAMPSVSRTEISEIIGIAKQTGIKLKIIPAINDLITGKVSVKRLRDVSVEDLLGREPIVEDLNSILGYVHNKVVLVTGAGGSIGSELCRQVARFMPDKLLLLGHGENSIYNIQMELRKSFPNLNLVPIIADIQDRARMMDVFRTHRPQVVFHAAAHKHVPLMEGNPSEAIKNNVFGTRNVADCANEFGTDRFVMISSDKAVNPTSVMGATKRIAEMYVQSLNTMSRTKFSAVRFGNVLGSRGSVVPVFKQQIAEGGPVTVTHPEMVRYFMTIPEAVQLVIQAGAIAEGGEVFVLDMGKPVKILTLAEDLITLSGYEPYKDIQITFSGIREGEKLYEELLTAEENLGSTQYDRIFIGRPSVLTASQLDLEFKRLERALTESNTVTVREIINQIVPMMPVAKAAIS, from the coding sequence ATGACTGTGAACAAAAGGTTTATCCTATTATTCATGATCGATTTGATCATCGTGTGGTTTAGTATTGAAACCTCTTATCTTCTGCGGTTCTACGGAGATATTCCCGATAATTATTCCCGCCAAATGCTGCAATATTGCATCGTTTCTTCGTTTACCTTTGGAGGCAGTTTATACTACTTCGGCTTATACCGAAGAATTTGGAAATACGCGAGTATTGGCGAGATTGTCGCCATTCTCAAAGCTATTCTTGTTGGAGCAATATTGTCCTATGTCTTCTCTCTGCTGCTGTTCGATGAACGTCTCCCGCTTGGAGTAGAGGCACGGGTGATTGAAACGATCCTGTTGCTGGTAGGTGGGACCCGCTTTTTATGGAGAGTGGTCGTTCATAAGGAACGAAACGGTCGCCAAGCTGATCGAAACCGTGCGCTGATCGTAGGCGCCGGAGATTGCGGAATGCTGATTGCCAAGGAAATGAAGAGCGCCACCTTCTCTCATACCCAACTGGTAGGATTCATTGATGACAATCCATACAAATTACGGATGTCCATCTTGGGTGTTCCGGTATTGGGGAACCGGCATTCCATCCCTCGCATTGTGAGTGAGCAGGAAATCAAAGAAATTATTATCGCGATGCCTTCGGTATCCCGAACGGAAATATCGGAGATAATCGGCATTGCCAAGCAGACCGGCATCAAGCTGAAGATTATTCCGGCGATTAATGATTTAATTACCGGCAAGGTCTCGGTTAAACGGTTGCGCGATGTAAGCGTGGAAGATCTATTAGGACGTGAACCCATTGTCGAGGATCTAAATAGTATTTTGGGTTACGTACATAACAAAGTGGTTCTGGTCACCGGGGCCGGAGGCTCCATCGGTTCGGAGCTTTGCCGTCAGGTTGCCAGATTTATGCCGGACAAGCTGCTGCTGCTCGGGCACGGGGAGAACAGCATTTACAACATTCAAATGGAACTTCGAAAAAGCTTCCCGAACCTGAACCTCGTTCCGATCATCGCCGATATTCAGGACCGCGCCCGCATGATGGATGTATTTCGAACCCATCGCCCGCAGGTAGTCTTTCATGCGGCAGCCCACAAGCATGTGCCGCTTATGGAGGGGAACCCTTCCGAAGCGATCAAGAACAATGTTTTTGGCACCCGCAATGTAGCGGACTGCGCGAATGAATTCGGGACGGATCGTTTCGTCATGATCTCCTCGGACAAAGCCGTTAACCCGACGAGCGTAATGGGAGCTACGAAGCGGATTGCGGAAATGTATGTTCAGAGCCTGAATACGATGAGCAGGACTAAATTCTCAGCCGTACGTTTCGGCAATGTTCTGGGTAGCCGGGGAAGCGTCGTTCCAGTGTTCAAACAGCAGATTGCCGAAGGCGGACCGGTTACCGTTACCCACCCCGAGATGGTCCGGTACTTCATGACCATTCCTGAGGCGGTCCAGCTTGTAATCCAGGCGGGAGCCATTGCCGAAGGCGGCGAAGTCTTTGTACTGGATATGGGCAAACCGGTGAAGATTCTGACGCTGGCCGAAGATTTGATCACCTTATCCGGTTACGAACCTTACAAGGATATCCAGATTACCTTTTCCGGTATCCGCGAGGGAGAGAAGCTGTACGAAGAACTGCTTACAGCGGAAGAGAACTTGGGATCAACCCAGTATGACCGGATATTTATCGGCAGACCATCTGTCTTGACGGCTAGTCAATTGGACCTTGAGTTTAAACGTCTGGAGCGTGCCCTTACGGAGAGCAATACCGTTACAGTCCGGGAGATCATCAATCAGATCGTGCCCATGATGCCTGTTGCCAAGGCGGCCATCAGTTAA
- a CDS encoding stalk domain-containing protein, with the protein MGKFRYSAALLWLTLLISIAPVSASAAPVVIKAQTVNASITFDGINLQPPSGQYIFIYNNSTYVPLRFISYALQKSVSWDAKNVKVTVAEPNSRELTAIKEYLMNTSNLKTSTGITKTVALQRVNASYIFNGSVKSIPQGLSSYILNGTLYVPLRFLSEAAGTSLKWDQKTKSITAFTSAYKAQNPDVTTSSNEDSTSGSKTEPSTPSPAPSAQAGAGASGSGAVSKPTYEQITSETEAKLTSLQSQAKSVLMGLAMEYLNAKDDKAKAAILSKGEQQLSSFTSSFNSIISDAESKLKANGYDTAIIDQYRSAFESQVNSGLELVKGMKG; encoded by the coding sequence ATGGGCAAATTCAGATATTCCGCCGCATTACTATGGCTTACACTGCTAATTAGCATTGCCCCAGTCTCTGCATCTGCTGCTCCAGTGGTCATTAAGGCTCAGACTGTAAATGCGTCAATTACCTTTGACGGAATCAATCTGCAGCCTCCATCGGGACAATATATCTTTATCTACAACAATTCCACTTATGTTCCGCTGCGTTTTATCTCCTACGCACTTCAGAAGAGCGTAAGCTGGGACGCCAAGAATGTGAAAGTAACAGTCGCCGAGCCTAACAGCCGGGAACTGACCGCAATCAAAGAATATTTAATGAACACGAGTAATTTGAAGACTTCCACAGGTATAACTAAGACCGTTGCTCTCCAAAGAGTAAACGCAAGCTATATCTTTAACGGCTCCGTCAAGAGTATCCCCCAAGGATTATCCAGCTACATCCTGAACGGTACCCTGTATGTGCCGCTGCGCTTTCTATCGGAAGCGGCAGGAACTTCCCTGAAATGGGATCAGAAGACGAAGAGTATTACAGCCTTTACCAGCGCCTATAAAGCTCAAAACCCGGATGTTACGACAAGTAGTAATGAAGATTCCACTAGCGGAAGTAAAACGGAACCTTCCACGCCATCCCCTGCGCCGAGCGCACAAGCTGGAGCGGGTGCTTCCGGAAGCGGGGCTGTTAGCAAGCCTACCTATGAACAAATTACCAGCGAAACGGAAGCCAAGCTAACTTCGCTTCAATCCCAGGCGAAATCCGTCTTAATGGGACTGGCCATGGAATATCTGAATGCCAAAGATGACAAGGCCAAGGCGGCCATCCTCTCCAAAGGCGAGCAGCAGCTGAGTTCATTCACTTCATCGTTTAACAGCATCATTTCCGATGCCGAATCCAAGCTGAAAGCGAATGGTTATGATACAGCCATTATTGACCAGTATCGCAGCGCCTTTGAATCACAAGTCAACAGCGGGCTAGAGTTGGTTAAGGGAATGAAGGGTTAA